One region of Nitrospirota bacterium genomic DNA includes:
- a CDS encoding UPF0175 family protein, with protein sequence MTTKTLSIRIDDEDYRFLSSLAEEERENVSDTVRELVDMGRIMLAIERYKKSEVSIEKASKIAGVSISKMMDLLKDFGVEANMEYEDYLAGLRNIKKIWR encoded by the coding sequence ATGACCACTAAAACGTTAAGCATTCGTATAGATGATGAGGACTATAGATTTCTTTCCTCTCTTGCAGAAGAAGAGAGAGAGAATGTTTCTGATACTGTAAGAGAGCTTGTTGACATGGGAAGAATAATGCTGGCTATAGAACGGTATAAAAAATCAGAGGTATCTATTGAGAAGGCTTCAAAGATTGCAGGAGTTTCTATATCCAAGATGATGGACCTGTTAAAAGATTTTGGGGTTGAGGCAAACATGGAATATGAAGATTATCTGGCAGGATTACGGAATATAAAAAAGATCTGGA
- a CDS encoding caspase family protein gives MKHLHLNNKLSTLIAFLLILLYSGVVLAVQPNDLRGIGITARDNVTGTNREVKLYRQMHAVIIGIDKYPNLSPDEQLSYAVKDAKGIENVLREQYSFDNIYTLYNEQATRSA, from the coding sequence ATGAAGCATTTACACTTAAACAATAAGCTCTCAACATTAATTGCCTTTCTGTTAATACTTCTATACTCCGGCGTTGTATTAGCTGTCCAACCAAATGACCTCCGCGGCATCGGCATTACTGCCCGTGATAATGTGACCGGGACGAACCGTGAGGTGAAGTTATACCGGCAGATGCATGCGGTGATTATCGGGATTGATAAGTACCCGAACCTTTCTCCTGATGAGCAACTATCCTATGCAGTAAAGGATGCAAAGGGGATAGAGAATGTCCTGAGGGAGCAGTATAGCTTTGATAACATATATACACTCTACAATGAACAGGCGACAAGGAGTGCTTAA
- a CDS encoding nucleotidyltransferase domain-containing protein → MSNNKDKQEGIIIKINPFLFHRKEILMAYLYGSYAKGTPRSRSDIDIAIYLKHRVDDSQYPYGYRAEIITSLIKLLGTNKIDMIILNDVPAFLKFQVIRYGTLIFTRSEAKRIEFHANTIAKYLDIKYLLAIQHEFMSKRLADGTYGKR, encoded by the coding sequence TTGAGTAATAATAAGGACAAGCAAGAAGGAATAATTATTAAAATAAATCCGTTCTTATTCCATAGGAAAGAAATTTTAATGGCATATCTGTATGGTTCTTATGCCAAGGGAACTCCTCGTAGTCGTAGTGATATAGATATAGCAATCTACTTAAAACACAGAGTAGATGATAGCCAATATCCTTATGGTTATCGTGCAGAAATTATTACTTCGCTTATTAAGTTATTGGGTACCAACAAGATTGACATGATAATCCTGAATGATGTCCCTGCGTTTCTGAAGTTTCAGGTGATTCGCTATGGGACTCTCATATTCACAAGGTCTGAGGCAAAAAGGATTGAATTTCATGCCAATACAATTGCAAAATATCTTGATATTAAATATCTACTCGCTATTCAGCATGAATTTATGTCAAAGCGGCTGGCAGACGGAACTTACGGTAAAAGATGA